A single genomic interval of Spirosoma linguale DSM 74 harbors:
- a CDS encoding oxidoreductase domain protein (PFAM: oxidoreductase domain protein; Oxidoreductase domain~KEGG: mpo:Mpop_3447 oxidoreductase domain protein), with protein sequence MKPIDRFVTNLLGNPALSTLSRQDFLQLTGRSLAVGALGTALASCDKKPDASSTSASTASTPSGPVPKLPATSPPAEVPADSTKPIELEQIKAKTEQQEGPTPTPLAEDQRVGYALVGLGHLTLNQILPAFGSCTKSKVVALVSGSPEKMQKVAAQYGIKESSCYSYADYDKLKDNKEVQAIYIVLPNGMHAEYTIRGAQAGKHILCEKPMANSAQECQAMIDACKKANRKLMIAYRIQYEPHNRMVREMVQTEKFGKVKSIIANNGQNSDNPKHWRFNKALAGGGSLSDVGLYCLNTIRFVLAEEPTEVMAYIHSTPNDPRFKEVEEQVNWLMKFPSGVQASCATSYGHHDEKSYRVLADTGWIKMDPAFPYTGLQLETSQAQGTENQIIQHKIADKDHFATEMDHFSECILDNKIPFTPGEEGLQDQKIMEAIYQSAREGKPVKLAAVDKKDAFRGSEPPGGPAGL encoded by the coding sequence ATGAAACCGATTGATCGTTTTGTTACTAACCTATTGGGAAACCCTGCCCTGTCTACCCTTTCCAGGCAGGATTTCCTTCAGCTAACGGGCCGGAGCCTCGCCGTTGGTGCGCTGGGCACCGCCCTGGCCTCCTGCGACAAAAAACCCGACGCCAGCAGCACTTCCGCATCTACAGCTAGTACGCCCAGCGGACCCGTCCCCAAACTCCCGGCTACCTCGCCCCCGGCCGAAGTCCCCGCCGACTCCACCAAGCCCATTGAACTGGAGCAGATCAAAGCCAAAACTGAACAGCAGGAAGGCCCGACCCCTACGCCCCTGGCTGAAGACCAGCGCGTGGGTTATGCCCTTGTTGGTCTCGGCCACCTAACCCTGAATCAGATTTTGCCCGCTTTTGGCAGCTGTACAAAATCGAAAGTAGTCGCTCTGGTGAGCGGCAGCCCCGAAAAAATGCAGAAGGTTGCCGCTCAGTATGGCATCAAGGAATCGAGTTGCTATAGTTACGCCGACTACGACAAACTGAAGGATAACAAGGAGGTGCAGGCCATTTACATTGTGTTGCCCAACGGTATGCACGCTGAATACACCATTCGGGGCGCGCAGGCGGGCAAGCATATTCTCTGCGAAAAACCGATGGCGAATAGCGCCCAGGAGTGCCAGGCTATGATCGACGCCTGCAAAAAGGCAAATCGTAAGCTTATGATCGCCTACCGGATTCAGTATGAGCCACACAACAGGATGGTGCGTGAGATGGTCCAGACAGAGAAATTCGGGAAGGTGAAAAGTATCATCGCGAACAATGGCCAAAACTCCGACAACCCGAAACACTGGCGGTTCAACAAAGCCCTCGCCGGGGGCGGCTCCCTCTCCGACGTGGGCTTATACTGCCTGAACACTATCCGGTTTGTGCTGGCCGAAGAGCCAACTGAAGTTATGGCGTACATTCATAGTACGCCAAACGACCCACGCTTCAAAGAAGTAGAAGAACAGGTAAACTGGCTGATGAAATTTCCAAGTGGCGTTCAGGCCAGTTGCGCCACCAGCTACGGTCACCACGACGAGAAGAGCTACCGCGTTCTGGCAGATACGGGTTGGATAAAAATGGACCCCGCTTTTCCATACACCGGCCTGCAACTGGAAACTAGTCAGGCACAGGGCACCGAAAACCAGATCATTCAGCATAAGATTGCCGACAAGGACCATTTCGCCACCGAAATGGATCACTTCTCAGAATGCATTCTGGACAATAAAATCCCCTTTACGCCCGGTGAAGAAGGCTTACAGGACCAGAAAATAATGGAAGCTATTTACCAGTCGGCACGGGAAGGCAAACCGGTCAAGTTAGCCGCAGTAGATAAAAAAGACGCATTTAGGGGCTCTGAACCGCCGGGCGGCCCTGCGGGATTATAA
- a CDS encoding NIPSNAP family containing protein (PFAM: NIPSNAP family containing protein~KEGG: rpa:RPA2881 hypothetical protein), translated as MIAKLYSLCFFSLLFSMAAFATTKPGKATAPAAGSKFYEVRIYYPTPGKYAEIVDRFRQYTTKIFEKHGMENIGYWTPTDTTQKKLIYILAYPSREARDASWKAFGSDPEWKAVVAKTEANGKLVDHVDQIFMTDADFSPKLKLSQKSPERTFELRTYTCTPGKLPNLLSRFRDHTMKLFSKHGMTNVAYWVTQEKDPNEQPKLVYILAHPSEAEGKAHFDEFRKDPKWVAVKDASEKEAGGSLTTKVESVYMKPTDYSPIK; from the coding sequence ATGATAGCCAAACTATATTCCCTATGCTTTTTTAGCCTGCTGTTCAGCATGGCCGCTTTTGCAACTACCAAGCCCGGCAAAGCTACAGCCCCGGCAGCGGGTTCCAAATTTTACGAGGTCCGAATTTATTACCCGACCCCGGGCAAATACGCCGAAATAGTAGACCGTTTTCGCCAGTATACCACCAAAATTTTTGAGAAACACGGTATGGAAAACATTGGTTACTGGACACCAACGGATACCACTCAGAAAAAACTGATCTATATTCTGGCCTACCCCAGCCGCGAAGCTCGGGATGCTTCCTGGAAAGCCTTCGGCAGCGATCCGGAATGGAAAGCGGTAGTAGCAAAAACCGAAGCGAACGGCAAACTGGTCGATCATGTCGATCAGATTTTTATGACCGATGCCGACTTCTCACCCAAGCTGAAACTAAGCCAGAAATCACCTGAGCGAACCTTCGAATTACGTACCTACACATGTACTCCCGGCAAACTGCCCAACCTGCTGTCTCGCTTCCGCGATCATACGATGAAATTGTTTAGCAAGCACGGTATGACTAACGTAGCCTACTGGGTTACGCAGGAGAAAGATCCGAATGAACAGCCTAAGCTTGTGTACATACTGGCTCACCCCAGCGAAGCTGAAGGGAAAGCCCATTTCGACGAGTTCCGTAAAGATCCAAAGTGGGTTGCGGTTAAAGATGCATCGGAAAAAGAAGCAGGTGGATCACTGACGACTAAAGTCGAGTCAGTTTACATGAAACCAACCGACTATTCGCCTATTAAATAA
- a CDS encoding protein of unknown function DUF403 (PFAM: protein of unknown function DUF403~KEGG: dat:HRM2_13800 hypothetical protein) has protein sequence MLSRVANSVYWMHRYIERAENYARFMSVNFNLALDLPPNVDQQWEPLLIATADHDLFTKYYQQPTRENVIHFMTFDKRNPNSIVACLSNARENARTIREVISKEMWEHLNQFYLMVRDTSPKQQWEEIETQHFFTEIRNSTQLFYGIIDATITRNEAWHFGRLGRFLERADKTSRFLDVKYFTLLPEIEAVGSTIDLMIWSAVLKSVSAYNMHRQQYRSLTPSSIVEFLILDRMFPRSVAHCIRQAELSLYEISGNNIAHGFGNSAERTMSKLRSEIEFTDTADIFSGGLHQYLDNFQTRTNEIGSAIFQTYFDLKPVEV, from the coding sequence ATGCTGAGCCGCGTTGCCAATTCTGTTTACTGGATGCACCGATACATTGAGCGGGCCGAAAACTATGCCCGTTTCATGAGTGTGAATTTTAACCTGGCCCTCGATCTGCCCCCGAATGTAGACCAGCAGTGGGAGCCTTTACTGATTGCTACCGCTGATCACGACTTGTTCACAAAGTATTATCAGCAACCTACTCGGGAGAATGTTATTCATTTTATGACCTTCGATAAGCGTAATCCCAATTCCATTGTGGCTTGCCTGAGCAACGCCCGGGAAAACGCCCGTACCATACGCGAAGTCATTTCGAAAGAAATGTGGGAACACCTGAACCAGTTTTACCTGATGGTGCGAGACACGTCGCCCAAGCAGCAGTGGGAAGAAATTGAAACCCAGCATTTCTTTACCGAGATTCGGAACAGCACCCAGCTTTTCTATGGCATTATCGATGCGACCATTACCCGTAACGAAGCCTGGCATTTTGGCCGATTAGGCCGGTTTCTGGAGCGGGCCGATAAAACGTCACGGTTTCTGGATGTTAAATACTTTACGCTCCTGCCTGAAATAGAAGCCGTTGGTTCTACTATCGACTTAATGATTTGGTCGGCCGTATTGAAGTCGGTAAGTGCTTATAACATGCACCGTCAGCAGTACCGGTCGCTGACACCATCCAGCATTGTCGAGTTTCTCATTCTGGACCGGATGTTTCCCCGTTCGGTAGCGCATTGTATCCGGCAGGCGGAATTGTCGCTCTATGAAATTTCCGGCAATAACATCGCGCACGGCTTCGGAAACTCAGCAGAGCGCACCATGTCCAAACTGCGTTCGGAGATTGAGTTTACGGATACGGCAGACATTTTCAGTGGAGGACTGCATCAATACCTTGATAATTTTCAGACCCGTACGAACGAAATTGGGTCCGCCATTTTTCAGACGTATTTCGATCTGAAACCAGTGGAGGTTTAG
- a CDS encoding 1,4-alpha-glucan branching enzyme (KEGG: sfu:Sfum_3451 glycogen branching enzyme~TIGRFAM: 1,4-alpha-glucan branching enzyme~PFAM: alpha amylase all-beta; glycoside hydrolase family 13 domain protein; alpha amylase catalytic region~SMART: alpha amylase catalytic sub domain) gives MTNQPASSDKPTQQDGVYSRFSDFDIHLFRSGKHQKLYDKFGSHVVEHNGVTGTYFAVWAPSARYVAVIGNFNGWDKGSHSMNVRWDSSGIWEVFIPNIGRGETYKYFIVHEGGREVEKGDPYAHWWEVPPKTASVVWDTYYEWQDQEWMANRGAKNALNAPISVYEMHMSSWRRDPGNPERELSYGEIADALVPYLQDMGFTHVEFMPVMQYPYAPSWGYQITGYYAPSSRFGTPQEFMKLIERLHQAGIGVLLDWVPSHFPGDAHGLYEFDGSHLYEHPDLRKGYHPDWKSYIFNYGRPEVRSFLISNAMFWLDRCHADGLRVDAVASMLYLDYSRNAGEWEPNVFGGRENLEVISLIKEINEAVYKEFPDTQTIAEESTAFPGVSRPVFMGGLGFGMKWMMGWMNDTLRYFQRDPAFRKFHQDELTFSTVYAFTENFMLPLSHDEVVYGKHSLIGKMPGDEWQRFANLRLLFSYMFTHSGTKLLFMGGEFGQTSEWKFDASLDWHLLEYAPHKGMAACVKALNTLYKAEPALYERNFSAEGFEWIDTTDRENSVITYIRKGNRPEENLLIILNMTPIPRSGYRIGVPSAGSYKEVFNSDAVEFFGSGVSNSQPIASYEQVWHGRPQAIDVNVPPLGAVVLKMM, from the coding sequence GTGACGAACCAACCGGCCTCGTCGGACAAGCCGACCCAACAGGATGGGGTTTACTCCCGTTTCTCTGATTTCGACATTCACCTGTTTCGGAGTGGGAAGCATCAAAAACTATACGATAAATTTGGATCTCATGTCGTTGAGCACAACGGTGTAACAGGCACCTATTTCGCCGTATGGGCACCCTCCGCCCGCTATGTAGCGGTTATTGGCAACTTCAACGGCTGGGACAAAGGCAGCCATTCCATGAATGTTCGCTGGGATTCGTCGGGCATTTGGGAGGTGTTCATTCCGAACATCGGCCGGGGCGAAACCTATAAATATTTTATCGTCCACGAAGGCGGTCGTGAAGTAGAAAAAGGCGATCCCTACGCCCATTGGTGGGAAGTGCCGCCCAAAACCGCTTCGGTCGTTTGGGATACCTATTACGAATGGCAGGATCAGGAATGGATGGCTAATCGGGGTGCCAAAAACGCCCTCAACGCGCCCATTTCCGTGTACGAAATGCACATGTCCTCCTGGCGACGCGATCCCGGCAATCCGGAGCGCGAGTTGTCCTATGGTGAAATTGCCGACGCGCTGGTGCCTTATCTACAGGATATGGGCTTTACGCACGTGGAGTTCATGCCTGTTATGCAGTATCCGTACGCTCCTTCCTGGGGGTATCAGATTACCGGATACTACGCGCCCAGCAGCCGCTTTGGTACACCGCAGGAGTTCATGAAACTCATTGAAAGGCTGCATCAGGCGGGTATCGGCGTGTTGCTGGACTGGGTCCCCTCCCACTTCCCCGGCGACGCTCATGGCCTGTATGAGTTCGATGGCTCGCATTTATACGAGCATCCCGATTTACGCAAAGGCTATCACCCCGACTGGAAAAGCTACATTTTCAACTACGGCCGCCCCGAGGTCCGCTCGTTCCTGATCAGCAATGCCATGTTCTGGCTCGACCGCTGCCACGCTGATGGTCTGCGGGTAGATGCCGTGGCCTCCATGCTGTATCTGGATTACTCGCGCAATGCGGGTGAGTGGGAGCCGAACGTATTCGGTGGCCGCGAGAATCTGGAAGTTATCTCGCTCATTAAAGAAATCAACGAAGCGGTTTATAAAGAATTCCCAGATACGCAAACCATCGCCGAGGAGTCAACGGCTTTCCCGGGCGTATCGCGGCCGGTTTTCATGGGTGGACTCGGCTTCGGAATGAAGTGGATGATGGGCTGGATGAACGATACACTCCGGTATTTCCAGCGTGATCCGGCTTTCCGCAAGTTCCACCAGGACGAACTGACGTTCAGTACGGTATACGCTTTCACGGAGAACTTCATGCTGCCTTTGTCGCACGATGAAGTTGTTTACGGCAAGCACTCCCTGATTGGTAAAATGCCCGGCGACGAATGGCAGCGATTCGCCAATTTGCGGCTACTTTTCTCGTACATGTTTACCCATTCGGGTACCAAACTACTCTTCATGGGGGGTGAGTTCGGTCAAACGTCGGAGTGGAAATTCGATGCCAGCCTGGATTGGCACCTGCTCGAATATGCGCCCCATAAGGGCATGGCAGCCTGCGTAAAAGCCTTAAACACACTTTACAAAGCTGAACCTGCCTTGTACGAGCGCAATTTCAGTGCCGAAGGTTTCGAGTGGATCGACACCACCGACCGCGAAAACAGTGTCATTACGTACATTCGTAAAGGCAACCGTCCGGAAGAAAACTTGCTTATCATACTGAATATGACCCCGATTCCACGCTCCGGCTATCGCATCGGTGTGCCGTCGGCGGGTTCATACAAAGAAGTCTTCAACAGCGATGCTGTTGAGTTTTTCGGTAGTGGTGTCAGCAATTCGCAGCCTATTGCCAGCTACGAACAGGTATGGCACGGTCGTCCGCAAGCTATCGACGTAAACGTTCCTCCTCTGGGAGCTGTCGTTCTAAAAATGATGTAG